Proteins co-encoded in one Bremerella sp. TYQ1 genomic window:
- a CDS encoding FAD-dependent oxidoreductase, with the protein MAIDTPAHIVIVGAGPIGIEAALYARFLGYKVTLLDSGEVGAHLKAWGHAPMFTPFGSNSTPLGKSALSAQRQDYGPPSDDAMLTGQQFLDQYLLPLAETDLIVDCLKLHHTVISIARKSQTKQENQGDEARADTPLVTLAKDRDGHEHVFESEVVLDCSGVYGQANYLGSGGNPALGELAAREHFGCGLLNLKGKDAERYANQQVLVVGAGLAAATNICELSKLARESLETHITWITREANAPGQSGPVAVPADDPLPQRTKIASEANRLVVEENGHLAHWPETTIEAVHYEPQNSHFHVTLAGKHSGVHTFDRIVANVGCRPNLEMLRELQIDLRDSTEGIVNLVHSEPNFYILGAKSFGRDSSYVISDGLDQIRQVFAILGDREDLDLYAQPLGKSNEA; encoded by the coding sequence ATGGCAATAGATACCCCCGCACACATCGTTATTGTCGGAGCCGGACCGATCGGTATCGAGGCCGCTTTGTATGCTCGCTTCCTGGGTTACAAAGTCACCCTGCTCGATTCAGGGGAGGTCGGAGCCCATCTAAAAGCATGGGGGCATGCTCCGATGTTTACCCCTTTCGGAAGTAACAGCACACCGCTGGGAAAGTCGGCCCTTTCGGCTCAGCGGCAAGATTACGGGCCGCCCAGCGACGACGCGATGCTCACTGGGCAACAGTTTCTGGACCAGTATCTCTTACCGCTGGCCGAGACCGATCTGATTGTGGATTGCCTGAAATTGCATCACACGGTGATCTCGATCGCGCGTAAGTCGCAAACGAAACAGGAGAATCAAGGGGACGAAGCCAGGGCTGATACACCCTTGGTAACGTTGGCGAAAGATCGTGACGGACACGAGCATGTCTTCGAGAGTGAAGTGGTGCTCGACTGCAGTGGAGTGTATGGCCAAGCCAACTATCTTGGCTCCGGCGGAAATCCGGCGCTGGGAGAACTGGCGGCACGCGAGCACTTCGGTTGCGGGCTGCTCAACTTGAAGGGGAAAGATGCCGAGCGATATGCCAACCAGCAAGTCTTAGTCGTCGGGGCAGGGCTTGCCGCGGCGACCAATATCTGTGAGTTGAGCAAGCTCGCACGCGAGTCGCTGGAGACGCACATTACCTGGATCACGCGAGAAGCCAACGCTCCTGGGCAAAGTGGTCCCGTTGCGGTGCCAGCCGACGATCCTCTACCGCAGCGGACGAAGATCGCCTCCGAAGCCAATCGCCTGGTCGTTGAGGAAAATGGTCACTTGGCTCATTGGCCAGAAACGACGATCGAAGCAGTTCACTACGAACCCCAAAACAGCCACTTCCACGTTACCCTTGCCGGCAAGCATAGCGGGGTGCATACGTTCGATCGCATCGTAGCCAATGTCGGCTGCCGTCCAAATTTGGAAATGCTCCGCGAGCTTCAAATCGATCTGCGCGACTCGACCGAAGGCATTGTGAATCTCGTTCATTCCGAGCCCAACTTTTACATTCTCGGAGCCAAGAGCTTCGGTCGTGATTCCAGCTACGTTATCTCCGACGGGCTCGATCAAATCCGCCAGGTGTTCGCAATTCTCGGCGATCGAGAAGACCTCGATTTGTATGCTCAACCACTTGGGAAATCGAACGAGGCATAA
- a CDS encoding glycosyltransferase family 39 protein translates to MSTNEPSPSPDIPSWRTTALLASSLAMVAVALRLPAISESLWVDELHTAWVVSDAIQDVPQRAAMGNQASLYFYLVWLGTQLTGLHEWSLRLPSLIGSVCAVGGIVGIAHRWTRSSWIALAAGMLATVDVDWIFFATEARVYGLVQLAAIAQVAFAWNALEKDRRRDWIGLTLVTIVSFYLHYSTLLFSGTLAIVLLGLANHRATRIRLLGAIACVAVAVLISLPHLMNIFERRENWASFISATSWNEWRRWRTAFACLAPVSVLAIAMGRWQNLGWASAEIRRLVLLLAVVIVPIAIGWVTTATDIAALFFGRYLISSESLIPLLFAATAVLIPPPWWRRGAILLGLGIALAWRTPAYLGPMRGEDWRTVVHAASAELKANEATTDVLISAGLIESDILRLDLDDLDLWETYARLPVESIYALPSHEGQSFGLTYTDPGQATPSYLANSNADSRVFLIIRGSESYADQVVQNFVESVPERTYEIHKPEVQAARVQWRILSPRKTDD, encoded by the coding sequence GTGAGCACCAACGAGCCAAGTCCGTCCCCTGATATTCCTTCGTGGCGGACGACTGCGCTATTGGCAAGTAGCCTCGCGATGGTGGCTGTTGCTCTTCGCTTGCCGGCGATCTCGGAAAGCCTTTGGGTTGACGAGCTTCATACGGCCTGGGTGGTCTCGGATGCGATTCAAGATGTCCCGCAACGCGCTGCGATGGGGAATCAGGCATCGCTCTACTTCTATCTCGTTTGGCTGGGAACGCAGCTAACCGGTCTGCATGAGTGGTCACTGCGTCTGCCGTCGCTGATCGGTAGCGTCTGTGCGGTAGGGGGAATCGTTGGGATTGCTCACCGCTGGACACGCAGCAGCTGGATTGCCCTAGCCGCCGGCATGCTGGCGACCGTCGATGTCGATTGGATCTTCTTTGCAACCGAAGCACGCGTTTACGGTCTCGTCCAATTGGCGGCGATTGCTCAAGTTGCTTTCGCATGGAACGCACTGGAAAAGGATCGGCGGCGCGATTGGATTGGCCTGACTTTGGTCACCATCGTCAGTTTCTATTTGCATTACAGCACGCTGCTGTTCTCCGGTACATTGGCCATCGTACTGCTGGGACTGGCGAACCATCGTGCGACGCGTATTCGTTTGCTCGGAGCGATTGCGTGCGTCGCTGTGGCCGTATTGATCAGCCTGCCTCATTTGATGAACATCTTCGAGCGACGAGAGAACTGGGCCAGCTTTATCTCGGCCACGTCGTGGAACGAATGGCGTCGCTGGCGAACCGCGTTCGCTTGTTTGGCCCCTGTTTCCGTTTTGGCGATTGCCATGGGACGATGGCAAAACCTTGGCTGGGCATCGGCAGAAATACGGCGTCTGGTTTTGCTGCTGGCGGTTGTCATCGTGCCGATTGCCATCGGCTGGGTCACAACGGCCACCGATATCGCGGCACTGTTTTTCGGACGATACCTGATTTCATCCGAGAGTCTCATTCCACTGTTGTTTGCCGCAACAGCCGTTTTGATTCCGCCGCCATGGTGGCGACGGGGGGCGATCTTGTTGGGATTGGGCATCGCGTTGGCTTGGCGAACGCCTGCCTACTTGGGGCCGATGCGAGGAGAAGATTGGCGGACGGTCGTTCACGCTGCTTCGGCAGAACTGAAAGCGAATGAAGCAACTACCGACGTTTTGATTTCCGCAGGTCTGATCGAATCGGACATCCTTCGGCTCGACCTAGACGATCTCGATTTATGGGAAACATATGCCCGATTGCCCGTGGAGTCGATCTATGCGTTGCCGTCGCACGAAGGGCAATCGTTTGGACTGACATACACCGACCCTGGCCAAGCGACGCCGAGCTATTTGGCCAACTCGAACGCGGACAGTCGCGTTTTTCTGATCATCCGTGGCAGCGAGTCGTATGCGGATCAGGTCGTGCAGAACTTCGTCGAGTCGGTGCCGGAGCGAACCTACGAGATCCACAAGCCGGAAGTGCAGGCGGCTCGTGTACAGTGGAGAATTCTTTCGCCCCGGAAAACGGACGATTAA
- the metH gene encoding methionine synthase, with amino-acid sequence MPGPRFAGRQHPIFDDIQKRILILDGAMGTMIQKFKLTEADVRGEQFANEEKDLRNFSDLLCLTKPDIIEGIHRDFLEAGANIIETNTFGATPIAMDEFALSESLATDINVAAVKLAKKVVDEYNDRDPDNLRYVAGSIGPTSKTASISRRIEDPGFRDVTFNQLVDSYLVQIDAMVQAGADILFPETTFDTLNLKACLFAIEKYYREKQIELPVMTSVTITDASGRTLSGQTVEAFWNSVSHFPMLSVGINCALGAELMRPYVQELSSISSCYISCHPNAGLPNEMGEYDQTPDQMAATIREFAENGWLNIVGGCCGSTPAHIKAIADTMRDFEPRPLHKQEELTRLSGQEPFTITPNTNFVMIGERTNVTGSRRFARLIREEHFEEAIAVALQQVESGANVIDVNMDDALLDGEAAMTRYLNLIAAEPDICKVPIMIDSSKWSVIEAGLRCVQGKSIVNSISLKEGEEEFLNKARLCRDYGAAVVVMAFDEVGQAVELDRKVEICKRAYDLLVEKLEFDPTDIIFDPNILTVATGIEEHNDYAINFIEATRQIKQVCPGAKISGGVSNVSFSFRGNDVIREAIHAVFLYHAIKAGLDMGIVNAGQLAVYDEVPPELRDLIEDVLFNRREDATERLVDFAETVKHQKGAGPKQEDLSWREDTVEKRLAHSLVKGIDRFVIEDTEEARQKAERCLHIIEGPLMDGMNIVGDLFGAGKMFLPQVVKSARVMKKAVAYLLPYMEKEKEELGTTDEDARGKILMATVKGDVHDIGKNIVGVVLGCNNYEIIDLGVMVHCDKILAAAKEHGVDVIGLSGLITPSLDEMVHVAEEMQAAGMNIPLLIGGATTSAKHTAVKIAPTYDHAVVHVLDASRSVGVVDQLLSKENSPAFLEKNRKLQTELAESYRKRQAITLVSLKNAREKHFATDWENIDIPTPSFTGTKTLKEFPLETLRDFIDWSPFFNSWELKGKYPKIFEDEYVGEEAKKLFKDANELLDRIIQEKLFTANGVFGFWPAAADGDDIIIFDPNDPEKEIERFFTLRQQWERKGQSDFRALADYIAPVDSGRRDYLGAFAVTTGIGCQELASQFDADHDDYNSIMAKALADRLAEAFAECLHLEARKHWKYGESESLTNEELIKEGYRGIRPAPGYPAQPDHTEKWTLFRLLNAEQETGIELTESLAMMPAASVCGLYFAHPAARYFAIHQLGRDQVEDYAKRKGMPLKDMEKWLSPNLSYDA; translated from the coding sequence ATGCCAGGTCCCCGATTCGCCGGCCGACAGCACCCGATCTTCGACGACATTCAAAAACGGATTCTGATTCTCGATGGTGCCATGGGGACCATGATTCAGAAGTTCAAGCTGACCGAAGCGGATGTCCGTGGCGAGCAATTCGCTAACGAAGAAAAAGACCTTCGCAATTTCAGCGATCTGCTTTGCTTGACGAAGCCTGACATCATTGAAGGCATCCACCGCGACTTCCTCGAGGCGGGCGCCAACATTATCGAAACGAACACCTTTGGTGCTACCCCGATTGCCATGGACGAGTTCGCACTAAGCGAATCGCTGGCAACCGACATCAATGTCGCCGCGGTCAAGCTGGCCAAGAAGGTGGTCGACGAATACAACGACCGCGATCCCGATAACTTGCGTTACGTGGCCGGGTCGATCGGCCCGACAAGCAAAACGGCTTCGATCTCGCGACGCATCGAAGACCCTGGCTTCCGCGACGTCACGTTCAATCAGTTGGTCGATTCGTACCTGGTGCAGATCGATGCCATGGTGCAAGCGGGCGCTGATATTCTCTTTCCTGAAACGACGTTCGACACGTTGAATCTGAAGGCGTGTCTGTTCGCGATCGAGAAGTACTATCGCGAGAAGCAAATCGAGCTGCCGGTGATGACGTCGGTCACCATCACCGACGCTTCCGGTCGAACGCTCTCGGGGCAGACAGTTGAAGCGTTTTGGAACTCGGTGTCGCACTTCCCTATGCTCAGCGTTGGTATCAACTGTGCCCTCGGGGCCGAGTTGATGCGGCCGTACGTGCAGGAACTGTCGTCGATTTCGTCCTGCTACATCAGCTGCCATCCCAATGCCGGCTTGCCGAACGAAATGGGCGAGTACGATCAAACTCCCGATCAAATGGCTGCGACCATCCGCGAATTCGCCGAGAATGGCTGGCTCAACATCGTCGGCGGGTGCTGCGGTAGCACGCCAGCGCACATTAAAGCGATCGCCGACACAATGCGCGACTTCGAGCCGCGCCCGTTGCACAAGCAAGAAGAACTGACACGTTTGAGTGGTCAGGAACCGTTCACGATCACGCCGAACACCAACTTCGTGATGATCGGTGAACGGACCAACGTGACAGGGTCGCGTCGCTTTGCTCGACTGATTCGGGAAGAGCATTTCGAGGAAGCGATTGCCGTCGCGCTGCAGCAAGTTGAAAGTGGCGCCAACGTGATCGACGTCAACATGGACGACGCGCTCCTCGACGGCGAAGCGGCCATGACACGCTACTTGAACCTGATCGCTGCCGAGCCAGATATCTGCAAAGTGCCGATCATGATCGACAGCTCGAAGTGGTCGGTTATCGAAGCGGGGCTACGCTGCGTCCAGGGCAAGTCGATCGTCAACTCGATCAGCCTCAAGGAAGGAGAGGAAGAATTCCTCAACAAGGCTCGACTCTGCCGCGATTACGGCGCTGCCGTTGTGGTGATGGCGTTCGACGAAGTCGGTCAGGCTGTCGAGCTCGATCGCAAAGTCGAGATCTGTAAACGAGCCTACGACTTGTTGGTCGAGAAGCTCGAGTTTGATCCGACCGATATCATTTTCGACCCCAACATTTTGACGGTCGCTACGGGGATCGAAGAACATAACGACTACGCGATCAACTTCATCGAAGCGACGCGTCAGATCAAACAAGTTTGCCCCGGGGCGAAGATCTCTGGGGGTGTGAGTAACGTTTCGTTCTCGTTCCGCGGTAACGATGTCATTCGCGAAGCGATCCACGCGGTGTTCCTGTACCACGCCATCAAAGCGGGGCTCGACATGGGGATCGTCAACGCCGGTCAGCTTGCCGTGTATGACGAAGTTCCGCCGGAGTTGCGTGATCTGATCGAAGATGTGCTGTTCAATCGCCGGGAAGATGCGACCGAACGACTGGTCGACTTCGCCGAAACGGTCAAGCATCAGAAAGGTGCCGGGCCCAAGCAGGAAGATCTTTCCTGGCGAGAAGACACCGTCGAAAAGCGACTCGCCCACTCGTTGGTGAAAGGCATCGACCGGTTTGTCATCGAGGATACGGAAGAGGCTCGCCAGAAAGCGGAACGCTGTCTGCATATCATCGAAGGGCCGCTGATGGACGGGATGAACATCGTCGGCGACTTGTTCGGTGCCGGCAAGATGTTCCTGCCGCAAGTGGTCAAAAGCGCTCGCGTGATGAAGAAAGCGGTCGCCTATCTTCTGCCATACATGGAAAAAGAAAAGGAAGAACTCGGCACGACCGACGAAGATGCCCGCGGCAAAATCTTGATGGCGACTGTCAAAGGGGACGTCCACGACATCGGCAAGAACATCGTCGGCGTGGTGCTTGGGTGTAACAACTACGAGATCATCGACCTCGGCGTGATGGTTCACTGCGACAAGATCCTTGCCGCGGCCAAAGAGCATGGCGTCGACGTCATCGGCCTTTCCGGGCTGATCACGCCGAGCCTGGACGAGATGGTACATGTCGCCGAGGAAATGCAGGCCGCTGGAATGAACATTCCACTTCTGATCGGCGGAGCGACAACAAGCGCCAAGCATACGGCCGTGAAGATCGCCCCGACGTACGATCATGCCGTTGTGCACGTGCTGGACGCATCGCGAAGTGTGGGTGTCGTCGATCAGCTGCTCAGCAAAGAGAACTCGCCGGCGTTTCTGGAAAAGAACCGCAAGCTACAGACGGAGCTTGCCGAGTCGTACCGAAAGCGTCAGGCCATTACGTTGGTTTCGCTGAAGAATGCTCGCGAAAAGCACTTTGCGACCGACTGGGAAAACATCGATATTCCGACACCTTCGTTTACCGGGACGAAAACGCTGAAAGAGTTTCCGCTGGAAACGCTCCGCGACTTCATCGACTGGTCTCCCTTCTTCAACTCGTGGGAGTTGAAAGGGAAGTACCCCAAAATCTTTGAAGACGAATATGTCGGCGAAGAGGCGAAGAAGCTGTTCAAGGATGCCAACGAACTGCTTGATCGGATCATCCAGGAGAAGCTGTTCACTGCCAATGGCGTGTTTGGTTTTTGGCCGGCAGCCGCCGACGGCGACGACATCATTATCTTCGATCCGAACGATCCCGAGAAGGAAATCGAACGCTTCTTCACGCTGCGTCAGCAATGGGAACGCAAAGGCCAAAGCGACTTCCGCGCCCTCGCGGATTACATCGCCCCAGTCGATAGCGGCCGCCGCGACTACCTTGGTGCGTTCGCGGTAACTACGGGGATCGGTTGTCAGGAACTGGCTTCCCAATTCGACGCCGACCACGACGATTACAACTCGATCATGGCCAAGGCGTTAGCCGACCGTCTCGCCGAAGCGTTCGCCGAATGCCTCCACTTGGAAGCTCGTAAGCATTGGAAGTATGGCGAGTCGGAAAGCTTGACCAACGAAGAACTGATCAAGGAAGGATACCGCGGTATTCGTCCCGCTCCAGGCTATCCGGCCCAGCCTGATCATACCGAGAAATGGACACTGTTCCGTCTGCTCAATGCCGAGCAAGAGACCGGAATCGAGCTGACCGAAAGCCTCGCAATGATGCCGGCGGCAAGCGTGTGTGGTTTGTACTTCGCACATCCTGCGGCACGTTACTTCGCGATCCATCAGCTCGGCCGCGATCAAGTCGAAGATTACGCCAAACGCAAAGGCATGCCGCTGAAAGACATGGAAAAGTGGCTCTCGCCGAACCTTTCGTACGACGCGTAA
- a CDS encoding chemotaxis response regulator protein-glutamate methylesterase, with translation MVQRTIRVLVVDDSRLIQTLISDLLEETGDIQVIGTASDGKEAVEKARSLKPDLITLDVQMPKMDGLETLDAILSEQNIPVIMVSATTQLGGQITLEALDRGAIDYIAKPEGLREAETTLRTELCRKIRLVANTDVGKVLKMRRERAERRKQRREKLGLNHEAKASVPKRLPPTDLPVSDKLIALGISTGGPPALASMFEILPQGLPPIVIVQHMPANFTKAFAGRLNSISQIEVKEAETGDVLLPGHAYLAPGGKHLEVVRHGAKGGKLLVRDGDFVSGHRPSVDVMMTSAVKIYRDRILGVIMTGMGRDGSDGCGAVRSGGGFVLGQDEATSDVYGMNKVAFLEGNVDRQFSLDDAASTISTQVRRMWGAAAAAT, from the coding sequence ATGGTCCAACGCACAATTCGAGTTCTCGTTGTCGACGACTCACGACTGATTCAAACTCTGATCTCGGATCTCTTGGAAGAGACAGGGGACATCCAAGTGATCGGGACTGCATCCGACGGTAAAGAAGCAGTCGAAAAGGCACGTTCCCTTAAGCCAGATCTGATCACGCTGGACGTGCAGATGCCGAAGATGGACGGCCTGGAAACGCTCGACGCGATTCTCTCGGAGCAAAACATTCCCGTCATCATGGTTAGCGCCACCACTCAGCTGGGCGGCCAGATCACGCTGGAAGCGCTCGATCGAGGGGCGATCGATTACATTGCCAAGCCAGAAGGCCTGCGAGAAGCGGAAACGACGTTACGTACCGAGCTTTGCCGTAAGATTCGCCTGGTGGCCAATACCGACGTCGGCAAGGTACTCAAAATGCGCCGCGAGCGTGCCGAACGCCGAAAGCAGCGACGCGAAAAACTTGGCTTGAACCATGAAGCGAAAGCCTCGGTTCCCAAGCGTCTGCCACCGACCGACTTGCCGGTTTCCGACAAACTGATTGCCCTTGGGATCTCGACCGGCGGACCACCGGCACTGGCATCGATGTTCGAGATCTTACCGCAGGGCCTGCCACCGATCGTGATCGTACAGCATATGCCTGCGAACTTCACGAAAGCCTTCGCGGGACGATTGAACTCGATCTCGCAAATCGAAGTGAAAGAAGCCGAAACAGGCGATGTTCTTCTTCCGGGACATGCTTACTTAGCCCCAGGCGGAAAGCATTTGGAAGTTGTTCGTCATGGAGCCAAGGGGGGCAAGCTTTTGGTTCGGGACGGCGATTTCGTCAGCGGTCATCGCCCTTCGGTTGATGTGATGATGACATCGGCTGTCAAGATTTACCGAGACCGGATCCTGGGCGTCATCATGACAGGCATGGGCCGCGACGGATCGGATGGCTGCGGAGCGGTTCGATCTGGAGGGGGGTTCGTGCTCGGACAAGACGAAGCGACGTCGGACGTTTATGGCATGAATAAAGTCGCCTTCCTGGAAGGAAACGTCGATCGGCAATTCTCGCTTGACGATGCCGCATCGACAATCTCGACCCAAGTCCGACGCATGTGGGGAGCTGCCGCCGCAGCCACTTAA
- a CDS encoding CBS domain-containing protein, with amino-acid sequence MTAIETISKQLQGTVKDVMSVKVHTATVGTHVNIVADLMARYSLRRVVVVDNTKKVIGVVSQRDIVRALMSSMKPEGQETEHRRVEELISVEKPVTVGPEIPLARASYVLATNKIGCLPVVDSAQTLVGVLSISDIIQYLAEDNVEGMETAFQMYSPKNDAKTRSPAYVRKMNGDLVIPLKNIENKRARMDYAVLGYDPPTGRILIKFVRATADEAIATKVQDDNLIIPAKGFVRHFSLIGKVAAFDVTDHNQSKFLVLSPKNSASTAVNAVGTT; translated from the coding sequence ATGACCGCTATCGAAACGATCTCGAAGCAACTACAAGGAACCGTCAAGGACGTGATGTCGGTCAAGGTGCACACCGCGACCGTGGGTACCCACGTAAACATCGTAGCGGACTTGATGGCACGCTATTCGTTACGCCGGGTTGTTGTCGTCGATAACACGAAGAAAGTGATCGGCGTCGTTTCGCAGCGTGACATCGTTCGCGCTTTGATGAGCAGCATGAAGCCAGAAGGTCAGGAAACCGAACATCGCCGTGTCGAAGAACTGATCAGCGTCGAGAAGCCTGTCACTGTCGGTCCCGAGATTCCATTGGCACGTGCGTCGTACGTGTTGGCAACCAACAAGATTGGCTGCCTGCCGGTGGTTGATTCGGCCCAGACATTAGTTGGCGTGCTTTCGATTTCGGACATCATCCAATACCTCGCCGAAGACAACGTGGAAGGCATGGAAACGGCCTTCCAGATGTACTCGCCTAAGAACGACGCGAAGACCCGCAGCCCTGCTTATGTTCGCAAGATGAATGGCGACTTGGTCATTCCGCTGAAGAACATCGAGAACAAGCGTGCAAGAATGGATTACGCCGTGCTTGGCTACGATCCACCGACCGGTCGCATCTTGATCAAGTTCGTTCGCGCCACCGCCGACGAAGCGATCGCCACGAAAGTTCAGGACGATAACCTGATCATTCCCGCGAAAGGCTTCGTCCGACACTTCAGCTTGATCGGCAAAGTGGCGGCGTTCGATGTCACCGATCACAACCAAAGCAAGTTCCTGGTGCTGTCGCCAAAGAACTCCGCTTCAACCGCCGTCAACGCGGTCGGCACGACGTAA
- a CDS encoding ExeA family protein: MYEAYWKLKTRPFENTYSEASYYPAESAQAALLKLRYAVENRRGAAILAGACGLGKSLLARTLLMQLPESFSPKAHLVFPKLPSDSLIPYLLLNLGRGQRSGESQRSPSESIWQLQQFLSENTRSGHHAVVVVDDAHLLSDHSSLETLRLLTNFETDGKLDLTLVLVGQTAIIPAIERFPSLESRIGVKSLMRCFTPDETAAYVTHRLRVAGCEGEIFVPEGLQRLFEITRGNPREINRLCDLALLIGYAEEIRQIDAAQVESIHDELVTVVPE; encoded by the coding sequence ATGTACGAAGCGTACTGGAAACTCAAGACTCGCCCCTTCGAGAATACTTACTCGGAAGCGTCGTATTACCCGGCCGAGTCTGCCCAGGCCGCGCTCTTGAAGCTTCGTTACGCAGTCGAAAATCGCCGCGGTGCCGCGATCCTTGCGGGAGCATGTGGCTTGGGCAAGAGCTTGCTCGCTCGCACGTTGCTGATGCAGCTTCCCGAGTCGTTTTCGCCGAAGGCACATCTTGTTTTCCCAAAACTGCCGAGCGATTCACTGATTCCCTACCTGCTGCTGAACCTTGGCCGTGGCCAACGTTCCGGCGAATCGCAACGTAGCCCCAGCGAAAGCATCTGGCAGCTTCAACAGTTCCTGTCCGAAAATACTCGGTCAGGCCATCATGCGGTCGTCGTTGTGGACGATGCCCATTTGCTGTCGGATCATTCTTCGCTGGAAACATTGCGCCTGCTGACCAATTTCGAGACCGACGGCAAACTCGATCTGACGCTGGTACTTGTCGGTCAAACGGCGATTATTCCTGCGATCGAACGTTTTCCTTCGCTGGAAAGCCGTATCGGTGTCAAGTCGCTGATGCGTTGCTTTACGCCAGACGAAACGGCGGCCTATGTCACGCATCGCCTGCGTGTGGCGGGATGCGAAGGGGAAATCTTCGTGCCGGAAGGGCTCCAGCGACTATTCGAGATCACGCGAGGCAATCCGCGTGAAATCAATCGCCTATGCGACTTGGCCTTGCTAATTGGCTATGCAGAAGAAATTCGCCAGATCGACGCCGCTCAAGTTGAATCGATCCACGACGAATTGGTCACCGTCGTTCCTGAATAA